From the genome of bacterium:
GTCTCCGCCTGCGCCGCCTCGCCGGCGCCGAGGCTGTCCAGGACATCGGCGATCAGCTCGCCCACCCGGCGAATCGCGGCTTCGCCGAAGCCGCGCGTCGTCAGGGCCGGCGTGCCGATGCGGATGCCGCTCGTCACGAAGGGGCTGCGCTCCTCACCGGGCACCGTGTTCTTGTTCACCGTGATGCCCGCCCGCTCGAGAGCGGTCTCCGCGTCCTGACCCGTGATCGGCGTGCCCCTGAAATTGACGAGCAGCAGGTGGTTGTCCGTGCCGCCCGACACGAGCCGGTAGCCGCGCCCGATCAGGGTCGCCGCGAGGGCCTTGCTGTTGGCCACCACCTGCGCGGCGTAGGTCTGGAACGAGGGCTTGAGCGCCTCGCCGAAGCAGACCGCCTTTGCGGCGATGATGTGCATGAAGGGCCCGCCCTGGTTGCCCGGAAAGTTGACCTTGTTGATCGTGTTCACGTGGGCGGCCTTCTCGAGGATGAGCCCGCCGCGCGGCCCGCGCAGGGTCTTGTGCGTGGTCGTCGTGACGACGTCGGCATAGGGCACCGGACTCGGATGCACGCCGCCCGCCACCAGGCCCGCGATGTGCGCCATGTCGACGACGAGCACGGCGCCCACCTCGTCGGCCACCTGCCGGAAGCGGGCGAAGTCGATGTAGCGCGGGTAGGCGCTCGCCCCGCACATGATCAGCTTCGGCCGCACCCGGCGCGCCGACTCGGCCAGCGCCTCGTAGTCGATCGTCTCCTCGCCCTCCCTCACGCCGTAGGGCACGACCTTGAAGAAGCGGCCGGAGAAATTGAGCGGATGGCCGTGGCTCAGGTGCCCGCCCTGGGAGAGGTCCAGGCCCATGATCGTATCGCCGGGCTCGAGGAAGGCCATGTAGGCGGTGATGTTCGCCTGCGTGCCCGAGTGCGGCTGCACGTTGGCGCGCTCGGCGCCGAAGAGCTTCAGCGCCCGCTCGCGGGCCAGGCGCTCGGCCTCGTCGACGAACTCGCAGCCGCCGTAGTAGCGCTTGCCGGGGTAGCCTTCGGCGTACTTGTTGGTCAGCACCGAGCCCATCGCCTGCAGCACCGCCGGGGAGACGAAGTTCTCCGAGGCGATCATCTCCAGGCCCTCTTCCTGCCGGCGCCGCTCGCCGATCAGGGTGGCGTGCAGCTCGGGGTCCGCCTGCCGCACTGCTTCCCAGTCCAGCCAGTCCACGCTCCAAAACCTCCCGCTGCCGGCCGCCGGCGCTAGGCGCTCGGCTAGCCGGCGTCCCGCTCGTGGTCCTCGATGCGCGCCAGGCGACGCGCGTGGCGCCCGCCGGCGAAGGGCGTCGCCAGCCAGAGGGCCAGCCAGGCCCTGGCCCGCTCGACGTCCAGCCAGTTGCCCGGCAGCACGAGGATGTTGGCGTCGTTGTGCTCGCGCGACAGGCGCGCGCTCGCCTCGTCGTA
Proteins encoded in this window:
- a CDS encoding serine hydroxymethyltransferase, producing the protein MDWEAVRQADPELHATLIGERRRQEEGLEMIASENFVSPAVLQAMGSVLTNKYAEGYPGKRYYGGCEFVDEAERLARERALKLFGAERANVQPHSGTQANITAYMAFLEPGDTIMGLDLSQGGHLSHGHPLNFSGRFFKVVPYGVREGEETIDYEALAESARRVRPKLIMCGASAYPRYIDFARFRQVADEVGAVLVVDMAHIAGLVAGGVHPSPVPYADVVTTTTHKTLRGPRGGLILEKAAHVNTINKVNFPGNQGGPFMHIIAAKAVCFGEALKPSFQTYAAQVVANSKALAATLIGRGYRLVSGGTDNHLLLVNFRGTPITGQDAETALERAGITVNKNTVPGEERSPFVTSGIRIGTPALTTRGFGEAAIRRVGELIADVLDSLGAGEAAQAETAQRVSARTRELAAAFPLYGPGSKALW